One genomic segment of Natrononativus amylolyticus includes these proteins:
- a CDS encoding S8 family peptidase, with product MNSDTPTTASNRRRFLRLVGAAGAGAVALSGSAAATLGDGLDLAVDDLQESLIVFDDDADVDRLGELDLAEGYYAFEALPIAYSLLGGDQLSTVAGWPEVRRLSPNRELELEHDDARPDTRAKDVQAGEGLETEYTGENAHVAVVDTGIDGAHPDLEGNLEANWQWVGDPLAEEGDLWIDAGLVNTDDVGHGTHCSGSVGADGSASDGEYRGMAPDVTLTSYSANASLTVLKTVSAYDHLLSNQRSGDHDIHVASNSYGAGPGDYDPYDPLNVAMWKCFEEGVLITFSAGNDGPDDDTLGQRKQAPYALSVAATHADQSITDFSSRGAEDGNHDRREALENLTDLYRGVPEGELGTLELNRPSVAAKGNDVMSTLNPAQPLWALEDDDELYYGLMSGTSMANPVAAGCAALVIDAYYERHGEYPDPIDVITTLEATADAAAADGLEESDGTADYTAANAGAGYVDALAAVERAEDGELATFDEVDLADEE from the coding sequence ATGAACTCCGACACACCCACGACGGCATCGAACAGACGACGGTTCCTGCGACTCGTCGGCGCCGCGGGCGCCGGCGCGGTCGCGCTCAGCGGAAGCGCCGCGGCGACGCTTGGCGACGGGCTCGACCTCGCTGTCGACGACCTCCAGGAGTCGCTGATCGTCTTCGACGACGATGCGGACGTCGACCGACTCGGCGAACTCGACCTCGCTGAGGGCTACTACGCCTTCGAGGCGCTTCCGATCGCCTACAGCCTGCTCGGCGGCGATCAGCTCTCGACGGTCGCCGGCTGGCCCGAGGTCCGGCGTCTCTCGCCGAACCGCGAACTCGAACTCGAGCACGACGACGCCCGCCCTGACACGCGTGCGAAGGACGTTCAGGCGGGCGAAGGACTCGAGACCGAGTACACCGGCGAGAACGCCCACGTCGCCGTCGTCGACACCGGAATCGACGGCGCCCACCCCGACCTCGAAGGGAACCTCGAGGCCAACTGGCAGTGGGTCGGCGACCCGCTCGCCGAGGAGGGCGACCTCTGGATCGACGCCGGGCTCGTCAACACCGACGACGTGGGTCACGGCACCCACTGCAGCGGAAGCGTCGGCGCCGACGGCTCGGCCAGCGACGGCGAGTACCGCGGGATGGCGCCCGACGTCACCCTGACATCGTACTCCGCGAACGCCTCGTTGACCGTGTTGAAGACGGTCTCGGCGTACGATCACTTGCTCTCGAATCAGCGCTCCGGCGACCACGACATCCACGTCGCCTCGAACTCCTACGGCGCGGGGCCGGGCGACTACGACCCGTACGACCCGCTGAACGTCGCGATGTGGAAGTGCTTCGAGGAGGGCGTCCTCATCACGTTTTCGGCGGGCAACGACGGCCCCGACGACGACACGCTCGGCCAGCGAAAGCAGGCCCCCTACGCGTTGAGCGTCGCTGCGACCCACGCCGACCAGTCGATCACGGACTTCTCCTCGCGCGGTGCCGAGGACGGAAACCACGACCGGCGGGAGGCGCTGGAGAACCTCACCGATCTCTACCGCGGCGTTCCGGAGGGCGAACTCGGCACGCTCGAGTTGAACCGCCCGTCGGTGGCGGCCAAGGGTAACGACGTGATGAGCACGCTCAACCCGGCCCAGCCGCTGTGGGCGCTCGAGGACGACGACGAGCTCTACTACGGCCTCATGTCCGGGACGAGCATGGCGAACCCGGTCGCCGCCGGCTGCGCCGCCCTCGTCATCGACGCCTACTACGAGCGCCACGGCGAGTACCCCGATCCGATCGACGTGATCACCACCCTCGAGGCGACCGCCGACGCCGCGGCGGCCGACGGCCTCGAGGAGTCCGACGGAACGGCCGACTACACGGCCGCTAACGCGGGCGCGGGGTACGTCGACGCCCTCGCCGCGGTGGAGCGCGCCGAGGACGGCGAGCTGGCGACGTTCGACGAGGTCGACCTGGCGGACGAGGAGTAG